From Streptomyces sp. NBC_01460, a single genomic window includes:
- the rpmG gene encoding 50S ribosomal protein L33, producing the protein MARSETRPVVLLRSTAGTGHTYVTRKSRRNDPDRLELRKFDPAVGRHVVFREAR; encoded by the coding sequence ATGGCACGCAGTGAGACCAGGCCCGTCGTCCTGCTCCGGTCCACGGCCGGAACCGGCCACACCTACGTGACGCGGAAGAGCCGGCGCAACGACCCCGACCGGCTGGAGCTGAGGAAGTTCGACCCGGCCGTGGGGCGTCACGTCGTGTTCCGTGAGGCCCGCTGA